Proteins encoded together in one Hevea brasiliensis isolate MT/VB/25A 57/8 chromosome 16, ASM3005281v1, whole genome shotgun sequence window:
- the LOC110637125 gene encoding O-fucosyltransferase 31 isoform X1, which translates to MKQLLYTHQNHSQRMAFAGLLLILLPIFFPRLFGPLGRASPALFSEWNAPKPRHLPLLKAALTRHILTRQQSELWSPLPYQGWIPCSGQSTVPSLPKKSGGYIQVFLDGGLNQQRMGICDAVAVAKILNATLVIPHLEVNPVWQDSSSFVDIFDVDHFIDVLRHEISIVKEPPSEYSWSTREYYATGIRATRIKTAPLHASANWYLENVLPVLQSYGIVAIAPFSHRLAFDKLPTNIQRLRCKVNFEALVFVPGIKSLGDTLVHRLRYGDSGTEFLKERRGDAEKVGSGKFVVLHLRFDKDMAAHSACDFGGGKAEKLALAKYRQVLWQGRVLNSQFSDEELRSQGRCPLTPEEIGLLLAALGFSNSTRLYLASHKVYGGEARISTLKQLFPMMEDKKSLASAEELVEVEGKASLLAAVDYYVSLQSNVFISASPGNMHNALVGHRAYLNLKTIRPNMVLLGPLFLNKSLEWSEFQLAVVNGHKSRQGQIRLRKEKQSIYTYPVPDCMCQL; encoded by the exons ATGAAGCAGTTGTTGTACACTCATCAGAACCATTCTCAGAGAATGGCTTTTGCTGGTCTTCTCCTAATTCTGCTTCCCATTTTCTTCCCTCGCCTTTTCGGTCCACTGGGCCGAGCCTCGCCTGCTCTCTTCTCC GAATGGAATGCTCCAAAACCTAGACATCTGCCACTTCTAAAAGCTGCTTTAACTCGCCATATT CTCACTCGACAACAGTCTGAGCTTTGGTCCCCTTTGCCTTACCAAGGATGGATACCTTGCTCTGGACAATCAACTGTGCCTT CGTTGCCTAAAAAATCTGGTGGGTATATCCAAGTATTTCTTGATGGAGGATTAAACCAACAAAGAATGGGA ATATGTGATGCTGTTGCTGTTGCTAAAATACTAAATGCAACTCTTGTAATCCCACACCTTGAAGTAAATCCTGTCTGGCAAGATTCAAG TTCATTCGTGGATATATTTGATGTCGATCATTTTATTGATGTCCTACGTCATGAAATTTCTATTGTTAAAGAGCCTCCTAGTGAGTACTCTTGGAGTACACGCGAGTATTATGCTACAGGTATACGAGCTACTAGAATCAAGACAGCACCTCTCCATGCTTCAGCTAACTGGTATCTGGAAAATGTTTTGCCAGTATTGCAGAG TTATGGAATTGTTGCTATTGCCCCATTTTCTCACCGCTTGGCTTTTGACAAATTGCCTACAAACATCCAACGCCTACGTTGTAAAGTGAATTTTGAAGCATTAGTATTCGTTCCTGGTATAAAGTCATTGGGGGATACACTTGTTCATCGTCTCCGCTATGGTGACTCAGGGACAGAGTTCCTGAAGGAGAGAAGAGGTGATGCTGAAAAAGTGGGATCTGGAAAGTTTGTTGTGTTGCATCTTCGCTTTGATAAG GATATGGCTGCACACTCAGCATGTGATTTTGGTGGTGGTAAAGCTGAAAAACTTGCTCTTGCCAAATATCGCCAAGTTCTTTGGCAAGGAAGGGTTTTAAACTCACAGTTTTCAGATGAGGAGTTGAGAAGTCAGGGCCGTTGCCCATTGACACCTGAAGAGATTGGATTATTGCTAGCAGCTTTAGGTTTCAGCAATAGTACTCGTCTCTATCTTGCTTCACACAAG gtttATGGTGGAGAAGCAAGGATCTCTACCTTGAAGCAATTATTCCCCATGATGGAAGACAAGAAGAGCCTGGCCTCTGCGGAGGAACTGGTTGAAGTTGAAGGCAAGGCTTCTCTATTGGCTGCAGTTGACTATTATGTGAGCTTGCAGAGCAATGTCTTTATATCTGCGTCTCCAGGAAACATGCACAATGCTTTG GTGGGGCACAGAGCTTACTTGAACCTGAAGACCATAAGACCAAACATGGTGCTGCTGGGCCCGCTTTTCCTGAACAAAAGCTTGGAGTGGTCAGAGTTTCAGCTTGCAGTGGTTAATGGTCATAAAAGTAGACAAGGGCAGATTAGATTGAGAAAGGAGAAGCAATCAATATATACATACCCTGTTCCTGATTGTATGTGTCAATTGTAA
- the LOC110637125 gene encoding O-fucosyltransferase 31 isoform X2 — translation MKQLLYTHQNHSQRMAFAGLLLILLPIFFPRLFGPLGRASPALFSEWNAPKPRHLPLLKAALTRHILTRQQSELWSPLPYQGWIPCSGQSTVPSLPKKSGGYIQVFLDGGLNQQRMGICDAVAVAKILNATLVIPHLEVNPVWQDSSYGIVAIAPFSHRLAFDKLPTNIQRLRCKVNFEALVFVPGIKSLGDTLVHRLRYGDSGTEFLKERRGDAEKVGSGKFVVLHLRFDKDMAAHSACDFGGGKAEKLALAKYRQVLWQGRVLNSQFSDEELRSQGRCPLTPEEIGLLLAALGFSNSTRLYLASHKVYGGEARISTLKQLFPMMEDKKSLASAEELVEVEGKASLLAAVDYYVSLQSNVFISASPGNMHNALVGHRAYLNLKTIRPNMVLLGPLFLNKSLEWSEFQLAVVNGHKSRQGQIRLRKEKQSIYTYPVPDCMCQL, via the exons ATGAAGCAGTTGTTGTACACTCATCAGAACCATTCTCAGAGAATGGCTTTTGCTGGTCTTCTCCTAATTCTGCTTCCCATTTTCTTCCCTCGCCTTTTCGGTCCACTGGGCCGAGCCTCGCCTGCTCTCTTCTCC GAATGGAATGCTCCAAAACCTAGACATCTGCCACTTCTAAAAGCTGCTTTAACTCGCCATATT CTCACTCGACAACAGTCTGAGCTTTGGTCCCCTTTGCCTTACCAAGGATGGATACCTTGCTCTGGACAATCAACTGTGCCTT CGTTGCCTAAAAAATCTGGTGGGTATATCCAAGTATTTCTTGATGGAGGATTAAACCAACAAAGAATGGGA ATATGTGATGCTGTTGCTGTTGCTAAAATACTAAATGCAACTCTTGTAATCCCACACCTTGAAGTAAATCCTGTCTGGCAAGATTCAAG TTATGGAATTGTTGCTATTGCCCCATTTTCTCACCGCTTGGCTTTTGACAAATTGCCTACAAACATCCAACGCCTACGTTGTAAAGTGAATTTTGAAGCATTAGTATTCGTTCCTGGTATAAAGTCATTGGGGGATACACTTGTTCATCGTCTCCGCTATGGTGACTCAGGGACAGAGTTCCTGAAGGAGAGAAGAGGTGATGCTGAAAAAGTGGGATCTGGAAAGTTTGTTGTGTTGCATCTTCGCTTTGATAAG GATATGGCTGCACACTCAGCATGTGATTTTGGTGGTGGTAAAGCTGAAAAACTTGCTCTTGCCAAATATCGCCAAGTTCTTTGGCAAGGAAGGGTTTTAAACTCACAGTTTTCAGATGAGGAGTTGAGAAGTCAGGGCCGTTGCCCATTGACACCTGAAGAGATTGGATTATTGCTAGCAGCTTTAGGTTTCAGCAATAGTACTCGTCTCTATCTTGCTTCACACAAG gtttATGGTGGAGAAGCAAGGATCTCTACCTTGAAGCAATTATTCCCCATGATGGAAGACAAGAAGAGCCTGGCCTCTGCGGAGGAACTGGTTGAAGTTGAAGGCAAGGCTTCTCTATTGGCTGCAGTTGACTATTATGTGAGCTTGCAGAGCAATGTCTTTATATCTGCGTCTCCAGGAAACATGCACAATGCTTTG GTGGGGCACAGAGCTTACTTGAACCTGAAGACCATAAGACCAAACATGGTGCTGCTGGGCCCGCTTTTCCTGAACAAAAGCTTGGAGTGGTCAGAGTTTCAGCTTGCAGTGGTTAATGGTCATAAAAGTAGACAAGGGCAGATTAGATTGAGAAAGGAGAAGCAATCAATATATACATACCCTGTTCCTGATTGTATGTGTCAATTGTAA
- the LOC110637125 gene encoding O-fucosyltransferase 31 isoform X3, with protein MGICDAVAVAKILNATLVIPHLEVNPVWQDSSSFVDIFDVDHFIDVLRHEISIVKEPPSEYSWSTREYYATGIRATRIKTAPLHASANWYLENVLPVLQSYGIVAIAPFSHRLAFDKLPTNIQRLRCKVNFEALVFVPGIKSLGDTLVHRLRYGDSGTEFLKERRGDAEKVGSGKFVVLHLRFDKDMAAHSACDFGGGKAEKLALAKYRQVLWQGRVLNSQFSDEELRSQGRCPLTPEEIGLLLAALGFSNSTRLYLASHKVYGGEARISTLKQLFPMMEDKKSLASAEELVEVEGKASLLAAVDYYVSLQSNVFISASPGNMHNALVGHRAYLNLKTIRPNMVLLGPLFLNKSLEWSEFQLAVVNGHKSRQGQIRLRKEKQSIYTYPVPDCMCQL; from the exons ATGGGA ATATGTGATGCTGTTGCTGTTGCTAAAATACTAAATGCAACTCTTGTAATCCCACACCTTGAAGTAAATCCTGTCTGGCAAGATTCAAG TTCATTCGTGGATATATTTGATGTCGATCATTTTATTGATGTCCTACGTCATGAAATTTCTATTGTTAAAGAGCCTCCTAGTGAGTACTCTTGGAGTACACGCGAGTATTATGCTACAGGTATACGAGCTACTAGAATCAAGACAGCACCTCTCCATGCTTCAGCTAACTGGTATCTGGAAAATGTTTTGCCAGTATTGCAGAG TTATGGAATTGTTGCTATTGCCCCATTTTCTCACCGCTTGGCTTTTGACAAATTGCCTACAAACATCCAACGCCTACGTTGTAAAGTGAATTTTGAAGCATTAGTATTCGTTCCTGGTATAAAGTCATTGGGGGATACACTTGTTCATCGTCTCCGCTATGGTGACTCAGGGACAGAGTTCCTGAAGGAGAGAAGAGGTGATGCTGAAAAAGTGGGATCTGGAAAGTTTGTTGTGTTGCATCTTCGCTTTGATAAG GATATGGCTGCACACTCAGCATGTGATTTTGGTGGTGGTAAAGCTGAAAAACTTGCTCTTGCCAAATATCGCCAAGTTCTTTGGCAAGGAAGGGTTTTAAACTCACAGTTTTCAGATGAGGAGTTGAGAAGTCAGGGCCGTTGCCCATTGACACCTGAAGAGATTGGATTATTGCTAGCAGCTTTAGGTTTCAGCAATAGTACTCGTCTCTATCTTGCTTCACACAAG gtttATGGTGGAGAAGCAAGGATCTCTACCTTGAAGCAATTATTCCCCATGATGGAAGACAAGAAGAGCCTGGCCTCTGCGGAGGAACTGGTTGAAGTTGAAGGCAAGGCTTCTCTATTGGCTGCAGTTGACTATTATGTGAGCTTGCAGAGCAATGTCTTTATATCTGCGTCTCCAGGAAACATGCACAATGCTTTG GTGGGGCACAGAGCTTACTTGAACCTGAAGACCATAAGACCAAACATGGTGCTGCTGGGCCCGCTTTTCCTGAACAAAAGCTTGGAGTGGTCAGAGTTTCAGCTTGCAGTGGTTAATGGTCATAAAAGTAGACAAGGGCAGATTAGATTGAGAAAGGAGAAGCAATCAATATATACATACCCTGTTCCTGATTGTATGTGTCAATTGTAA